The following proteins are co-located in the Solea senegalensis isolate Sse05_10M linkage group LG12, IFAPA_SoseM_1, whole genome shotgun sequence genome:
- the rnf20 gene encoding E3 ubiquitin-protein ligase BRE1A translates to MSGQKRPADPNCGPSSSGAPAEKRRDREGEDGGPGVSAAGGGSTAVETVIKLGGVSNSEEQDIKALQTKNRKLGESLDQRQVIEDELRERIERLETRQATDDASLLILNRYWNQFDEHVQLITRRYDQANSDPEKSPAAEGRSLKPETPEPDGDSNQERVKDRGHQGETSNSFLATLASSSSEEMEAELQVRVESSLKQANRVVEIYECLKRTVDQLKTELDSGAEGSSWKLASTLNSLLTTENERLQQLTEDLEQKYSHMTSESRSLSRAANKADQRVSELQVLIEELQWDMEKIRRRENRLNAHLIEILERVNSKGYKVCGEASSVCGTITINKRKFEEMNSELEENQELADNRLNELQKLQQDLQSVQQENNNMKAELMSRAEGMVKETSEYRCLQSQFSVLYNESLILKSQLDETRTRLNTTRTARLRQLEHMENDEVTLQRKVRTEVFQLEDTLAQVRKEYEMLRIEFEQTLAANEQAGPINREMRHLISTLQTHNQQLKGEVVKYKLRLRETQSELNQVRASKGNAILQSQSSTEMDVKDETTSPSTPAVSGEPAVKTEPDNDSSAASSTGTTVKSEPGVELEATVKEEEKEEKKEKEEKKDKDIIKKEERDREREKEKEKERPTRSSGSSSSVIKEEKEKQGSSSQPEESTGERLSTVGGSKRKEMEQLKIVRAELKKAQESQREMKLLLDMYRSAPKEQRDKVQLMAAEKKAKSEGEELRQRLRELEERERREGKKMADEEALRKIRSVEEQIDILNKKLSIAKQEEDALLSEMDVTGQAFEDMQEQNIRLMQQLREKDDANFKLMSERIKSNQIHKLLKEEKEELADQLLTLKTQVDAQLQVVRKLEEKERLLQGTISTAERELALRTQALDMNKRKAQDSASLSEEVRTQLEQVQQRLSLVREEVIENSISREKESFNSRRAQEDISKLRRKIEKAKKPAEKISNGDDILNEEINDYKARLTCPCCNSRVKDAVLTKCFHVFCFECVKTRYDTRQRKCPKCNAAFGANDFHRIYIG, encoded by the exons ATGTCGGGACAGAAGCGTCCTGCTGACCCGAACTGCGGTCCCTCGTCCTCCGGTGCTCCTGCAGAGAAGCGGAgggacagggagggagaggacgGAGGTCCCGGTGTCAGCGCTGCAGGCGGCGGGAGCACCGCGGTGGAGACGGTCATCAAATTGGGAGGAGTGTCCAACTCT GAAGAACAGGACATTAAAGCTCTGCAGACTAAGAACAGAAAATTGGGAGAATCCCTCGATCAAAGACAG GTGATTGAGGATGAGTTGCGAGAGAGAATTGAGCGACTGGAGACCCGCCAGGCCACTGATGATGCCAGTCTGCTGATCCTCAATAGATACTGGAACCAG TTTGATGAGCACGTCCAGCTTATTACCAGGCGTTATGACCAAGCAAACAGCGACCCCGAGAAATCTCCTGCAGCTGAGGGGCGGAGCCTGAAGCCAGAAACACCAGAACCAGATGGCGACTCAAACCAGGAGAGGGTTAAGGACAGAG GCCACCAGGGAGAGACATCTAACTCCTTCCTGGCCACACtagcaagcagcagcagcgaagagatggaagctgagcttcaggTGAGAGTGGAGTCGAGTCTGAAACAGGCCAATCGGGTGGTGGAGATATATGAATGTCTGAAACGCACTGTGGACCAACTGAAGACAGAGCTAGACTCTGGAGCTG AGGGCAGTTCGTGGAAGCTTGCTTCCACATTGAACTCCCTCCTGACTACTGAAAATGAGCGACTGCAACAACTGACCGAGGACCTTGAACAAAAGTACAGTCACATGACGAGTGAG TCCCGCTCTCTGAGTCGTGCAGCTAACAAAGCGGATCAGCGTGTGAGCGAGCTACAGGTTCTGATCGAAGAGCTCCAGTGGGACATGGAGAAGATTCGCCGCCGGGAAAATCGACTGAATGCTCACCTAATTGAAATACTGGAGAGG GTGAACAGCAAAGGCTATAAAGTGTGTGGAGAGGCCAGCAGCGTTTGTGGGACCATCACAATTAACAAGAGAAAG TTTGAGGAAATGAACAGTGAGTTAGAGGAGAACCAGGAGCTGGCAGACAACCGTCTCAATGAGCTGCAGAAGTTACAACAAGACCTGCAAAGTGTTCAACAAGAGAACAACAACATGAAG GCAGAGCTGATGAGTCGAGCGGAGGGCATGGTTAAGGAGACCTCGGAGTATCGATGCCTGCAGTCCCAGTTTTCTGTCCTTTATAATGAGTCTCTGATCCTCAAATCTCAGTTAGACGAGACACGCACTCGCCTTAACACAACCAGGACAGCACGCCTTCGACAGCTGGAGCACATGGAG AATGATGAGGTAACACTGCAGAGGAAGGTTCGTACAGAAGTGTTTCAACTGGAGGATACGCTGGCTCAGGTCAGGAAAGAGTATGAGATGTTGCGCATCGAATTTGAACAGACTCTTGCAGCTAATGAACAAGCGG GTCCTATTAACAGGGAGATGCGGCATTTGATTAGCACACTGCAAACCCACAACCAGCAGCTGAAAGGAGAGGTAGTGAAATACAAGCTGAGACTAAGGGAGACACAATCTGAGCTCAACCAG GTCCGTGCATCAAAGGGCAACGCCATCCTCCAATCCCAGTCAAGCACAGAGATGGACGTGAAGGATGAAACAACCTCTCCTTCAACCCCAGCCGTCTCTGGAGAACCTGCGGTAAAGACGGAGCCTGACAATGACTCCTCAGCAGCCAGCAGCACTG GCACCACAGTGAAATCAGAGCCTGGAGTGGAACTAGAGGCAACagtaaaagaggaggagaaagaagagaagaaagagaaggaggaaaagaaagacaaggacattataaagaaagaggagagagacagagagcgggagaaagagaaggaaaaagagaggCCAACCCGCAGCAGTGGGAGCAGTAGCAGTGTGAtaaaggaagagaaggagaagcaAGGGAGCAGCAGCCAACCAGAGGAGTCAACTGGGGAGCGTTTGTCTACGGTGGGAGGGTCAAAGAGGAAGGAGATGGAGCAGCTCAAGATTGTCCGAGCAGAGCTCAA GAAAGCCCAGGAGTCCCAGAGAgagatgaagctgctgctggacatGTACCGCTCAGCACCGAAGGAGCAAAGGGACAAAGTTCAGCTCATGGCTGCAGAGAAAAAGGCCAAGTCAGAG GGAGAGGAGCTGCGGCAAAGGCTGAGGGAGCTGGAGgagcgagagaggagagagggcaAGAAAATGGCAGATGAAGAGGCACTAAGGAAGATCCGCTCTGTGGAGGAGCAGATTGACATCCTCAACAAGAAACTCTCAATAGCCAAGCAG GAGGAGGATGCTCTGCTGAGCGAGATGGATGTGACGGGCCAGGCCTTTGAGGACATGCAAGAGCAGAACATCCGCTTAAtgcagcagctcagagaaaAAGACGACGCCAACTTCAAGCTGATGAGCGAGCGGATCAAGTCCAACCAGATCCACAAGTTGctgaaagaggaaaaggaggagctGGCTGACCAGCTGCTAACTTTAAAAACTCAG GTCGATGCCCAGCTGCAGGTGGTAAGGAAGCTTGAGGAGAAAGAGCGCCTCCTGCAGGGTACCATCAGTACTGCTGAGAGAGAGTTGGCACTCAGAACACAGGCACTGGACATGAACAAACGCAAG GCTCAGGACTCTGCATCACTGTCAGAGGAGGTACGAACTCAGCTGGAGCAGGTCCAACAGAGGCTCAGCCTGGTCAGAGAGGAGGTCATTGAAAACAGTATCTCAAGGGAAAAAGAGTCCTTCAACTCTCGACGTGCACag gAGGACATCTCTAAACTTAGGAGAAAGATTGAGAAAGCCAAGAAACCGGCTGAGAAGATAAGCAATGGAGACGATATCCTAAATGAAGAAATCAATGATTACAAG GCTCGTCTAACATGTCCATGCTGCAACTCCCGGGTGAAGGACGCCGTACTCACAAAGTGCTTCCATGTTTTCTGCTTCGAGTGTGTTAAAACGCGCTACGACACACGCCAGAGGAAGTGCCCCAAATGCAACGCCGCCTTCGGAGCCAACGACTTCCACCGCATTTATATCGGCTAA
- the si:dkey-74k8.3 gene encoding transmembrane protein 109 isoform X2 has product MRFCAPSSGRSGCAGARLFFAVLVLALTMSWQGAEAEQAHPTGEKPPAVTLLSLITGTCKEIQRYTESVLGTGVVRSVAEFFEMVIHVLAEGAASGLNVIAVYVAEILRVTGFDSSLMLPRFTPEGVTAFAQWGLLSLIGYWVLTIVLRLLIAVMRRVFWVVKTVLALWFFGLIVMDKSAAADTTAVRLAGLVLVCALLTLLSSASENSCVVEQRLSFLESRLKAVEKRKGE; this is encoded by the exons ATGCGTTTTTGCGCGCCTAGTTCCGGGCGCAGTGGATGCGCCGGGGCTCGGCTTTTCTTCGCCGTCTTGGTGCTTGCCTTGACTATGAGCTGGCAGGGAGCTGAAGCTGAACAGGCCCATCCGACCGGAGAGAAGCCACCGGCGGtcaccctcctctctctgaTCACGGGAACCTGTAAGGAGATCCAACGATACACGGAGTCCGTGCTGGGAACCGGCGTGGTGCGCTCAGTGGCTGAG TTCTTCGAGATGGTGATCCATGTCCTGGCCGAGGGAGCTGCCAGCGGCCTCAACGTCATTGCAGTTTACGTCGCTGAGATCCTCAGGGTCACAGGATTCGACT CTTCTCTCATGCTGCCCCGGTTTACCCCAGAGGGTGTGACCGCCTTCGCCCAGTGGGGTCTCCTGTCTCTCATTGGCTACTGGGTGCTGACCATCGTTCTCCGTCTCCTGATTGCGGTGATGAGACGTGTGTTCTGGGTGGTGAAAACTGTCTTGGCACTGTGGTTTTTTGGACTGATAGTGATGGACAAATCTGCCGCTGCAGACACCACGGCGGTTCGACTGGCCGGCCTGGTGCTGGTTTGTGCCCTGTTGACTCTTCTCTCTTCTGCCTCTGAAAATTCGTGTGTGGTGGAACAGCGGCTGAGTTTCCTGGAGAGCCGGCTGAAGGCAGTGGAGAAGAGAAAAGGGGAATAG
- the si:dkey-74k8.3 gene encoding transmembrane protein 109 isoform X1: MRFCAPSSGRSGCAGARLFFAVLVLALTMSWQGAEAEQAHPTGEKPPAVTLLSLITGTCKEIQRYTESVLGTGVVRSVAESAVLFLESFLGQENVYTVAMFFEMVIHVLAEGAASGLNVIAVYVAEILRVTGFDSSLMLPRFTPEGVTAFAQWGLLSLIGYWVLTIVLRLLIAVMRRVFWVVKTVLALWFFGLIVMDKSAAADTTAVRLAGLVLVCALLTLLSSASENSCVVEQRLSFLESRLKAVEKRKGE; the protein is encoded by the exons ATGCGTTTTTGCGCGCCTAGTTCCGGGCGCAGTGGATGCGCCGGGGCTCGGCTTTTCTTCGCCGTCTTGGTGCTTGCCTTGACTATGAGCTGGCAGGGAGCTGAAGCTGAACAGGCCCATCCGACCGGAGAGAAGCCACCGGCGGtcaccctcctctctctgaTCACGGGAACCTGTAAGGAGATCCAACGATACACGGAGTCCGTGCTGGGAACCGGCGTGGTGCGCTCAGTGGCTGAG AGTGCAGTGTTGTTTCTTGAGTCATTTCTTGGTCAGGAGAACGTCTATACGGTGGCCATG TTCTTCGAGATGGTGATCCATGTCCTGGCCGAGGGAGCTGCCAGCGGCCTCAACGTCATTGCAGTTTACGTCGCTGAGATCCTCAGGGTCACAGGATTCGACT CTTCTCTCATGCTGCCCCGGTTTACCCCAGAGGGTGTGACCGCCTTCGCCCAGTGGGGTCTCCTGTCTCTCATTGGCTACTGGGTGCTGACCATCGTTCTCCGTCTCCTGATTGCGGTGATGAGACGTGTGTTCTGGGTGGTGAAAACTGTCTTGGCACTGTGGTTTTTTGGACTGATAGTGATGGACAAATCTGCCGCTGCAGACACCACGGCGGTTCGACTGGCCGGCCTGGTGCTGGTTTGTGCCCTGTTGACTCTTCTCTCTTCTGCCTCTGAAAATTCGTGTGTGGTGGAACAGCGGCTGAGTTTCCTGGAGAGCCGGCTGAAGGCAGTGGAGAAGAGAAAAGGGGAATAG